Within Coffea arabica cultivar ET-39 chromosome 4e, Coffea Arabica ET-39 HiFi, whole genome shotgun sequence, the genomic segment TCGAAAGACTAAATTTGTGGTTTTGTTTGTAGGGCTGAAAAGGATTTGTGGTGATCCTATTTATCTGCATTTTTGTTTGGTAATGGATTTTTGTTACgagaaagaaaatgtagaacTGTTTGGTTTCCTTGATTTTAACTTCATTCTTTGTCCAGTGTGAGGGCTTTACTTGGGATTGTCTTAAACTTTTTCTGGTTGATCGGATTGGATACTATTTTCATGTTTCTATGCCTAAAACTTAAAACTAGTACTATAAGTTTATGATGAGGCAAATATTTGTTTCAGGTTTATCATACTTTTTGGGGGACGTTGCCCTTGcaaaatttcatcttttgaaGAACAGGGGAGGATTCATTGGTTTTGATGCTATGTATTTCAGAAGATATTACTCAAACCCATATTGAATTTGATTACCATCATCTCCACAACTCCATACCTGCCCACTACCACTGAATCCACAACTCTACATTATCTGAACTCCTCCAATTATTCATAACTGACCCTATACCATTCTTAGACAATTGCATCACCCATTAAATAAATAGAAGGTCATTCTAAATAAACATCCATTCATACAAATGTATTTCAGTAGATTTTCTATATATTTctagcaaaaataaaaatcagttTTCATAGTAAATAATTTCTAGAAATTTAATACTTTAATTTGGTGCACATTTTTCAGGTGTGTAAAATCAATAGTAGAAACAATTTGATGTAGGAAGATGCCTTATTCTTTGGATGGTACTGATAATGACTGACTTGAGTCGTTGCATGGCTACTCATGCTTTATGAACTTGAATTTAAAGGAAAACAGATATATGTAATTGGATGCTGCTAGTTATTAGCTACACGTCTGGAATTTTAGGTCGTTTCAGTGCAATTCATAAATGTTGAACTTTACATAAATGtaaataggaaaaaaattagAACCATGAAAATAAGGAATTCATTTGGAAGTTTCATGAATAAGGGTCACTGTTGAAACCATTTTAGTCTCCAGAAATTTGATGGATTTGGCAGTAGCATCTAAATACTAATTGCTTTATGACTGATCTTAATGCTTTAATGTTCCAGACACCATGCGGTCACAACTTCTGCCTGAAATGTTTCCAGAAGTGGATTGGCCAAGGTAAACGTACATGTGCAAAATGTCGCTCCAATATTCCTTCTCACATGGCAAGCCAGCCACGTATCAACTCTGCCCTAGTAGCTACCATTAGACGTGCAAGGATGTTGGGAACAACTGCTGTTGGAGCACCTGTGAAGGTTTATCACTCCTTGAAGGCTGAAGATCTACCTGATGAATCATATGTCACTGAACGAGCAAAGTATGGAGGGATCGCGAATGCTAAATGTGGCAGAATTTTTGTTAGTGTTCCTTCAGATCATTTTGGACCCATCTTAGCTGAGAATGATCCCGTGCTGAATCTGGGTGTCTTGGTTGGTCAGTGTTTTGCAAATCGGCATAAATCCAGACAGTGGGGTGTGCATCGGCCTCTTGTTTGTGGAATTTCTGGACAGGCAAATGTTGGTGCTCAGTCAGTGGTCCTTTCGGGAGGTTACGTGGATGATGAGGACCATGGTGAATGGTTCCTCTATACTGGAAGGTTAGGGTTGTTTATTGAATTATATTCCCTGTTAAATATACTCGTATTACCAAACTTAGTTTATGGCTCACCCTCCACATATTTTAGACTTAGATTTAAGTTGTCAGTTGCTGATTAGTTAACAAGCTTATATGTCAGCCCATTCTGTATGATCTGAAAAACCAGACTGTACTACATTAATCTGTCCTCAACTTGGGAGCACTCTGAAGAGTTATCAATAGCCCCCACTTGCTCTTTTCTAGTGTAACTTATATCTAAAAGAGCTTTAAACACTCTAAAGGCCCAAGTGATTGTTTTATTACACTTTGCCATCCTTTAAGGAGGTTCGGTTCTATTTACTCTGACCCATCTGAGGTGGTTGTCACCTGAAATTAACCATTTTCATCCTCCGTGTGTTCTTCATTGACTAAGCACAGATGGAGAAATTTAGTTCCTCATGTTacttttcttttattgtttCACCAATGCACATGCGTAGACTTTTGTTAATttgcatgcaaatgctttatcttCTTTCAGCTGATATCACTCATTTTTATATGTGAATATGGTAGCGGTGGGAGAGATCTAAGTGGAAACAAGCGAACAAATAAGGACCAATCATTTGATCAGGAGTTCAAAAACTTCAATGAGGCCTTGCGTGTTAGTTGCAAAAAAGGCTATCCAGTTCGTGTGATTAGGTAAACCTGTAGCTAATATCGCTTGTCTTGATTTCGTAGTATGGATATGCTTTTCATTACAATTTTCTTGGTTGCATGGAGCAGAGTTTCTATACTGGTGGCCTTGATATCATTTTAATTGTTGCATTTGATGAACTCTTATCACATCAAAATCTGAAGGTTATTTCCATTGACAGGTGCTTTTAAACTTGCAACTAGAAAATGGGTATTAACAAGTGTACTACACAGATAGACAATAATTTGATGGACTACCTGGGGGCATTTAATGGTTAATTTAGAGCAGTTAGCCTGTATGTGCCTTTACTTGACACACAAATGGAGTTTCCATTCCATTATTACCCGTGACTTTCTTTTTTATGTCTTTAGAGTTCTTACATGAATCTTTCTGGAGTataatttcagttttattttgcttatttgaagaaaccctagattttaCTCAAGTAAAACAAAATCCTCTGTCGCCTAGGTGGTGCAAGTCCAAGTTTTGTTGTTGACATGGGCATCATTTTAGTCTGTGAAACTGTGAAGCTGTCTCATGATTTTGATAATTCCTAATAGTAAAATTGGAGCGACCTCATGTTTAAAAGCACAACTTGGGTACTCATGCTACTATCTCTTTCATCCCAAAAGTAATACAGAGTTTATCAGACCTTATATGGTCAGTCATGAGCCAGTACATCtgcaataacttttttttttgcttcttaaCTTTGATTGACAGATCATACAAAGAAAAACGTTCTTCCTATGCCCCAGAGAAAGATTTGCGCTATGATGGGATCTACAGGATAGAAAAATGCTGGAGAAAAGTTGGGCAGCAGGTTCAGACATACAATTGTTTGAATTACTTTTTCTAGACAGTTTGTTTGTTGCTTAATAAGTTCGTATGACTACTGTTTTTTTCCAGGGATTTAAAGTCTGTAGATATTTATTTGTAAGATGTGATAACGAACCTGCACCATGGACAAGGTTTGTGCTGCATTGTGTGTATACCGCTTTATGCATTAACAAAATTACCTGCTTCTGATCCTCTCACATCATGCAGTGATGAGGACGGAGATTGTCCCCGTGCCCTTCCAGATGTTCCTGAGCTACAACAAGCAATTGACATTTTCGAGAGGAGCGAAAGCCCATCATGGGATTATGATGTGAGTGGGGTTTTCTCTCTGTGTTGCACTCTTTCCCATCTgcaattttccatgaaaattttTATGGTCCTAGTAATTCAGGTAGCGAGCATTATTTTGAAAACTGCGGGTTGCTTTTCCCAGTTGCTCTCTATGGCTGGTGAAAGAATGCTAAGTACCTAAGTTTTTTCTCGTGTCCATCTAAGTACTTAAGCTATTgaaagagtaaaaaaaaaaaaaaaaatccaaaatgcaTTGCTTTTagcattttacaaaaaaaatatcttATTACTTCGAATAAGCCAATGTTCATAGTTGAATATATGGTAATATAGTTCTTAGCTTAAGAAAAGGCACTATTATCTTATTTATGCAAACCAGAGGTTAAGCCCTTGGGATAGTACCTTTTGACTCaaagtttttctattttctgCTCAACAGCTTAACCTTAATATATGGCAAATGCACAAAAAGGTAAACCTAAAAGAGAAATTTATACATCAAATCCTGCAAAGCTATCTCATTAAGTGAACTCCATTTTTAGACCTTTCCATTAGACAGCACCGTCATTCGTGGTTAGTttatactttttattttgtcattctTTTGCTTTTCCTATTTGGCTTAAAGTTTAACACTTTTGATTACAATTGTCTGAGTTAAACTGTACTAATTTGCCTTTCTCCTGCACTTGTATGTACTTACTCCTATTTTGGTAGCAGGATGGAGAAACTTGCTGGAAGTGGAAAATGCCACCTCCTCCCAGCAAAGAAAAGGTGATTGAAGCAAAACCTGAGGATATAGAGAGGGCACGCAGGGCGTTTAAGAAATCACGACATGATTCCTTAAGAGAAAACCTTCTTAAAGGTTTGTACATTTTCCATTCTGAGTGACAAATCAGAcagaaaagattaaaaaaataataataaaaggtgCATATTGATTCTTCAGTTGTTTCCTTGGAAAAATGGCTCGGTTCTATGGCAGAGTATGCACTTCATTTTGCTAGTTGGTTTTTAAACTACTTTGTTTACAAAAACTGGATGGTGGGCACTGAATATTATTGTAATTTGTTTGGATTTGTTAATTTTCTGCCAAGTCTCTACTAACTCGATGGAAATCATTCTCAAACAGTCCATAAAAAATGCTCAGCTTTTTCATTCTCTGCACTCTTCCATGCTTGAGAACATATTACAAATTCTTTGTGCAGAATTCAGCTGCCTACTGTGCAAGAAGGTGATGAATCTCCCTGTCACGACACCTTGTGCTCATAACTTTTGCAAATCTTGTCTAGAAGACTGTTTTAGTGGCCAAGCATTCATAAGAGAAAGAACATGCAAGGGGGGACGCCAACTTCGTGCACAGAAGAACTGTATGAAATGCCCTGTATGCCCAAGTGACATATCAGAATTTCTTCAGAATATGCAGGTCAGGAAAACAGTaccatatttttttaaaagctTGTTTAGGAGCTGCATCCTTGCTGTTGTTTGCATAGTTACTATCCCATTGTGAATTTATACCTACTAACCCAGAACACCATCACCATACCTGGATCATTATGTTTTTCCTGCACATTCACAAGTAGATGCTCCTTCTCTGTATGTTGGTAATTTGCTGAACTATTCTTGCTTCTGACATAGGTTAACAGAGAAGTCATGACTGCAATTGAGGATATTCAAGCTAAGCTTGAGGAGGATGAGAAAACCATGGAGGATTCTGGTGAACATGGAGTTGATGCTGAACAAGAGAGTCCTGGTGATCAGCCAAGTGACACAGAGATTGCATCGTTAAATGCCGAAGATGTAGGAAGCAATGGAAGTGCTTTAAAGAGGAAGAGTGTTGATGGCTGCCTTTCTACTGAGAACAAGAGGCAGAAAGCTGATAATGGGCATGGAATATCCGATGAGACTGAAAATGTCCATGCTGATGCAAATGGTTCACCTTCAAGCCCTCTCCATCTGCGTCCAAATGATGAAATCTTCTCCTAGTGAACTGCTAGAAGAACTAGTTtaataatttatacacatttctGAATCATGCTAAGACCAATTTTCCTTACTCTTGTCAGGTCTTTGAATGTGCAATTATACTTAGTTATTGCTCTTGAAGAATTGTTTGTAATTTAGGATAAATATGGAACCATTGAAAAAGTAAGCTCAATGTAAGAATCTACATTCATTCAATTTCTGAGCATGCTATACATTTattgttaaactaattaatgcCAATATTAGTTTTGGCTACTTGGCTTGAAGATGATTAGTCCTTTGACTGAAAAATGATATTTGCTTTGAATTGGTACTTTGCCATATCCATTTGCAATACATCTTTTAATTCCATTTTCAGCCTAAATCTCTGGCCCTATAGCTGAGTCAGTATTTGAAAAGCTCAGTTCATAGACATGGAGAAAGTAGATTGACTAATTGGGGTTAGAAGTTACAGAGATTCGAAGAAGGTAGATCATATGATAATGCTCTTGCTCTGATTGCTTATAGGTACTTTTTTATAATCCTCAAGGATAGTATGCACATCTTTGAACTACTTTTTGCAGGTTAATATTAGTACGATGTGTTAGTTAAGTATTTTTCATGCTTTTATCAAGAAATTCTTGGTAATTACTTTAAGAGACACGACATGAcacatttttgtttttgaagctAATTTTTTTGCTTAGCTCCAAGCAGAATTTGTCAGAACCGCCTATTATTGGTACTGGTCTACCTTTGTGAATATCAAGGGCAGTAGTTGGGATCTGGTCTATTAAATGCAAAAGTCAAGAACAGCTGCTTATGGAAGTCAAGGACAGCCTGCTAGCAAAAGTAAAAGTCAAGAACAGCTGCTTATGGAAGTCATGGGCAGCAACTGATTATGAGATCTGATCTGCTAGCAAAAGACAAGAACAGCTGCTTATGGGATCTAGTCTACTAATTGCACTAATCAAGGAGAGCTGATTATGGTCTACTATATTAGATGTATATTAGCATATATGTAATTAATACATTAGGGAGGTAGATATTCTGACGGAGGAGAGAAGGTACAGAGTTTTTCTATTTAAATGGAAAAGATGCACAAAAGAGGCATTCGGTCTTTGATCTAGAAAACTtgtcatggtatcagagccagttATTTGAATTTCTCAGCCTTTCCAAACTTTCTGAGTTGTTATCCTTCTTGGGttgattattttgatcaatCATTTGGTTTCAAGATATCCTTTTGGGTCAATCATATTGTGGTTGGCAGCTTTTCTTGTAATTCAgatctttgttttttttgaaagaatgtCTATGGAAAACTCTTTGGGAAAAATACATACGGAATCTTTGTCCATCAAGTTCACTGGAAAAAATTATGCGGCATGCGAATTTCAATTTAGGATGTTTCTAAAAGGCAAAGAGCTTTGGAGTCATATTGACGGGTCTTCTACAGCACCTAGAGATGGAAAGGAAATTAGTCAATGGGAGGCAAAGGATGCTAGAATTATTTCTTGGATTCTAGCATCTATTGAAGCTCATATGGTGAACAATTTACGCTCCTTTAATACAGCAAAGGAGATGTGGGATCATTTGAAGCGTGTATATCATCAAGATAATACAGCAAGAAGATTTCAGCTTGAATTGGAAATTAGTACATGTAGCCAAGGTAATCTCTCTATTGAGCAGTATTATTCTGGATTTCTTAATTTATGGAGTGAATACTCTGGTATAATCTATTCTAAGGTACCAAGCGAAGCCTTAGCCGGTATTCAAGCGGTTCACGAAGATAGTAAGCGTGACCAGTTTCTAATGAAACTGAGGCCTGAATTTGAGGCGATTAGAGCTGGATTGTTAAATAGAAACCCAGTTCCTTCTTTAGACGTATGTCTTGGTGACTTGTTGCGAGAAGAACAGAGAATGGCTACACAAACTATCATAGGTACATCAAAGGAGATATCTGAAGTTGTCAATATTGCCTATGCTGCTCAAGGGAAGAATCGCGGAAAGGGACAAGTACAGTGCTATAGTTGCAAGGAACTTGGGCATATTGCACGCAATTGTGGAAAGAAATTTTGCAATTATTGTAAGCAAACTGGACACATTATCAAGGACTGTCCTACACGCCCTGAGAATCGAAGAGTCCAAGCCTTTCAAGGTGCTGTCCAAGACTCTAACACTGTTGGTTCTACATCCACAGCCACAACACTTACTCCAGAAATGGTTCAACAAATGATTCTTTCAGCATTTTCTACTCTTGGACTTCAAGGTCAAGGTAAAATTGTTTCTACTCCTTGGTTAGTTGATTCTGGAGCATCAAATCATATGACTGGTTCATCTGCATCACTACATAATCTACGGCAATATACTGGTACACAAAATATTCAGATTGCTAACGGCAGTAATCTTCCAATTACAGCCATTGGTGATATTGGACCTTCTTTTCGTCATGTATTTGTCTCTCCAGGGTTGTCTACTAGTTTGATTTCTGTTGGTCAGATGGTGGATAATAACTGTGATGTACGGTTCTCTCGTGATGGTTGTCTTGTGCAGGACCAGGTGTCGGGGAAGGTGATCGCGAAGGGGCCTAAAGTGGGCAGACTATTTcctttgcaattttcagttccAAGTAGTTTGTCTTTGGCTTCTATGGTTGTTGACAATAAAGTTGAAGTATGGCATCAACGATTGGGTCATCCAAATAATGTCATTTTATCTCATTTAATAAAGCATGATTTTCTGGGGAGCAAGGATCAGTGTTTTAATCATAAATTGTCTTTTGATTGTTCTACTTGTAGACTAGGGAAAAGTAAAATATTACCTTTTCCTAGTCATGGTGGTCATGCTAATACAAGTTTTGAGATCATTCATAGTGATGTTTGGGGTATTACTCCTGTTGTTTCACATGCacaatataaatattttgtgACATTCATTGATGACTATAGTCGTTTCACATGGGTATATTTTTTGCGTACTAAAGCTGAAGTATTTGCtgtttttaagaaatttgtAGCTTATGTAGAAACACAATTTTCTACTTGCATTAAAGTTTTACGCTCTGACAATGGCGGGGAATATATGTCACATGCCTTTCAAGCATTTTTGCAACAGAGAGGTATTTTATCTCAACGATCATGTCCTTATACCCCTCAACAGAATGGGGTGGCTGAACGTAAGCATCGCCATTTGTTGGATATGGTACGAACCTTACTCTTGCAGTCTTCGGTTCCATCTAAATTTTGGGTGGAAGCTTTATCCACTGCAGTTTATTTAATCAATCGTCTACCTTCTCAACAATTGAATTTTGATTCTCCTTATTATCGTCTTTTTGGTGTACATCCTGATTATGGCAATCTACACACATTCGGATGTGTTTGCTTTGTTCACTTACCTCCTCATGAGCGTCACAAACTTACAGCTCAATCTGTAAAATGTGCTTTCATGGGTTATAGTACAACTCATAAAGGATTTTTGTGTTATGATGCTATTGCTAATCATCTACACATTTCTAGAAATGTgattttctttgaaaatgagCACTACTTTCCATACCATGGTTCCTCGTCTGAAGGTGTTGTTCTTCCTAACTTTGATGATATTGCTCCACCAGTTGATCGATTTAAACCTGGGATTGTTTATCAGAGACGACAGGCTTCTTCATCACAACCTCTTCTTGACACTAATCCAGTCCTTGCTCCAACCACTCTTCGAAGGTCCCTACGTCTTAGTCGTCCGCCTGATCGGTATGGTTTTTCTGCCACTATAACTGACACTACAGTTCCTACATCCTATTTACAGGCAGCTAAACAAGCATGTTGGGTGAAAGCTATGAATGAGGAACTTCAAGCTCTTCAGGAGAATCATACTTGGGATCTTGTTCCTTGTCCCGATGGTGTTAAAcccattggttgtaaatgggtaTTTTCTGTTAAATTGAGATCTGATGGCTCACTTGAAAGGTATAAGGCACGATTAGTAGCTCTTGGTAATCGGCAAAAGTATGGAGTACATTATGAGGAGACCTTTGCTCCTGTGGCAAAGATGACAACAGTTAGACTTGTTCTAGCTATTGCTGCTTCTACAGACTGGTCATTGCGACAGATGGATGTAAAGAATGCCTTTTTACATGGCGATCTTCAAGAAGATATTTATATGACTCCACCATCAGGGTTATTTTTTACATCTTCTTCTGATGTTTGTAAGCTAAAACGTTCACTCTATGGCTTAAAACAAGCTCCACGGGCTTGGTTTGATAAGTTCCGTTCTACCCTTATTAGCTTCTCATTTGTTCAGAGCCAGTATGACTCCTCTTTGTTTCTTCGCAAGACTGATAAGGGACTGGTTTTACTTCTGgtttatgttgatgatattgttATCACAGGAAATGACTCTGCATTAATCTCTCAACTTCAAGAGCATCTTCAACGTTCTTTTCATATGAAAGATTTAGGTCCTCTACAATATTTTTTGGGCCTAGAAGTGCACTCTACCTCAGCTGGTATTTTCTTACATCAACATAAATACATCCAGGAATTAATTGCTTTGGCAGGTCTTCAAGATGGTCGGTCTGTTGATACTCCCTTGGAAATAAATGTTAAATATCGCCGTGATGAGGGTGATTTTCTCTCAGATCCCTCTCTCTATCGGCAATTGGTGGGAAGTCTTAACTATTTAACTATTACTCGGCCTGATATTTCATTTGCTGTTCAACAAGTTAGTCAATTTATGCAGACGCCTAGGCATCTCCATCTAGCTGCTGTTCGTCGCATTATTCGCTATTTACTAGGCACTTCCTCTCGTGGTCTTTTCTTCTCCAAAAATTCTCCTATTCATTTGGTAGCCTATAGCGACGCTGACTGGGCAGGGTGTTCAGATACTAGACGATCAATTACTGGTTGGTGCATGTTTCTTGGAAATTCTCTTATTTCTTGGAAAAGCAAAAAGCAAGATAGGGTGTCTAAATCCTCTACTGAGTCAGAGTATCGTGCTATGTCCTCTGGATGTTCTGAGATCATTTGGCTTCGAGGCCTCTT encodes:
- the LOC113741712 gene encoding E3 ubiquitin-protein ligase ORTHRUS 2, which encodes MVQVSNRGDEDQQQLLPVDGDGTCMACKKTPELDRTVTCGTCNTPWHVDCLVEGPTTLVEILSFICPDCSGGGLTGAPAPVSSSNGDLVTKIRAIEADGSLTEREKAKKRQALFAGKGVDKDEQKRKGKEKMNEALALLSQSIKCSFCMQLPERPVTTPCGHNFCLKCFQKWIGQGKRTCAKCRSNIPSHMASQPRINSALVATIRRARMLGTTAVGAPVKVYHSLKAEDLPDESYVTERAKYGGIANAKCGRIFVSVPSDHFGPILAENDPVLNLGVLVGQCFANRHKSRQWGVHRPLVCGISGQANVGAQSVVLSGGYVDDEDHGEWFLYTGSGGRDLSGNKRTNKDQSFDQEFKNFNEALRVSCKKGYPVRVIRSYKEKRSSYAPEKDLRYDGIYRIEKCWRKVGQQGFKVCRYLFVRCDNEPAPWTSDEDGDCPRALPDVPELQQAIDIFERSESPSWDYDDGETCWKWKMPPPPSKEKVIEAKPEDIERARRAFKKSRHDSLRENLLKEFSCLLCKKVMNLPVTTPCAHNFCKSCLEDCFSGQAFIRERTCKGGRQLRAQKNCMKCPVCPSDISEFLQNMQVNREVMTAIEDIQAKLEEDEKTMEDSGEHGVDAEQESPGDQPSDTEIASLNAEDVGSNGSALKRKSVDGCLSTENKRQKADNGHGISDETENVHADANGSPSSPLHLRPNDEIFS